One genomic segment of Dehalococcoidia bacterium includes these proteins:
- the surE gene encoding 5'/3'-nucleotidase SurE, which translates to MILISNDDGIFAPGLWTLATELKKIDSIVVVAPDREQSATGTSVTLRQPLRVRKVAAIVPDVNTYGVEGTPSDSVILALEKLATTAEVVVSGINSGQNLGDDVLISGTVGAALQGYLRNLPAIAVSVGHSDTENLETAANLVRLLVGYIKSGTLPRDIFLNVNLPDVPLPKIKGIVMTQPTHKTHIDSVEEGNDGRRDYFWLVRRKLEHQSPDSSDIWAVEHGYISITPLHTTFFRRPAPDMGAGFCKELLCELKSNTL; encoded by the coding sequence ATGATTCTTATCAGCAATGACGACGGAATTTTTGCCCCTGGCCTGTGGACTCTTGCCACCGAACTTAAGAAAATCGATAGTATCGTGGTTGTTGCCCCAGACCGCGAGCAGAGCGCCACCGGCACCAGCGTTACGCTGCGCCAACCGCTCAGAGTGCGTAAGGTCGCTGCAATTGTACCGGACGTCAACACATATGGCGTAGAAGGTACGCCCAGCGACAGCGTGATACTGGCGCTTGAGAAACTGGCTACCACGGCTGAAGTTGTGGTTTCTGGCATCAACAGCGGTCAGAATCTGGGTGACGATGTGCTTATCTCCGGCACAGTAGGAGCCGCCTTGCAGGGATACCTGCGCAACCTGCCGGCCATTGCTGTTTCAGTGGGACACTCTGATACGGAAAACCTGGAAACAGCCGCAAATTTGGTACGGCTGCTGGTCGGGTACATTAAAAGTGGAACTCTCCCGCGCGACATTTTCCTCAATGTAAATCTGCCGGACGTGCCGCTTCCCAAAATCAAGGGCATCGTTATGACTCAGCCGACGCATAAAACCCATATCGACAGCGTGGAAGAAGGCAATGACGGAAGGCGCGACTATTTCTGGCTGGTGAGACGCAAACTGGAGCATCAATCGCCAGACAGCAGTGATATCTGGGCTGTCGAGCACGGCTATATCTCTATCACGCCGCTGCACACCACCTTCTTCCGCAGGCCGGCACCGGATATGGGTGCTGGATTCTGTAAAGAGCTGTTGTGCGAATTGAAGAGCAATAC
- a CDS encoding methylenetetrahydrofolate reductase → MDIKASNTASDHNKFKSALLNKDTFCITWEQVPGRGASEKERETILQNSELAARGGRIHAISVTDSPGGSPTFSSGTLGIEIRKLGIESLVHLAMRDKNRNEIESLLYGLAAVNVRNLLVISGDYPARDGFEGRAHPVFDLDPTHVMQLIDRMNHGLKYESMGKTITLAPTDFFGGIAVSPFKQLESELMCQYYKLDKKIRGGAGFVISQVGYDARKAQELILWLKEKGYEIPALANIYALSYPAAKLMNENKIPGCVVTDKLLAQLEEERKAPDKGKSARLLRAAKMYAIARGLGYKGAHFGGHGMTYDMMEYILQKGEELYPKWPELVAEFDYPQPDGFYLYEKDTKTGLNTDKASKRPFKGRKTLLTGFSRALHEIFFNPQHPLFKPSQKVFQTIDSSNWMRKTFEFLEHQGKGVFFECLRCGDCSLFDTGYLCTTSQCPKGERLGPCGGSFQGWCEVYPGKRQCVWVRSYTRLKAYRDEDKLCTFVIPPRDWELWQTSSWINFYMGRDHTAKRLGVNPPIKKAKKARPDTNSA, encoded by the coding sequence ATGGATATAAAAGCCAGTAATACCGCATCTGATCATAACAAATTCAAGAGTGCCCTTTTAAACAAGGACACGTTTTGTATTACATGGGAGCAGGTACCCGGGCGGGGCGCTTCCGAGAAAGAACGCGAAACCATACTGCAAAATTCCGAGCTGGCGGCACGCGGAGGGCGCATTCATGCCATCAGCGTAACTGACAGCCCTGGAGGCAGTCCGACCTTTTCAAGCGGCACGCTTGGAATTGAGATACGCAAGCTGGGTATCGAATCCCTGGTCCACCTGGCCATGCGCGATAAAAACCGCAACGAAATTGAAAGCCTTTTGTACGGCCTGGCCGCCGTAAATGTGCGTAATCTGCTGGTGATATCCGGGGATTACCCCGCCAGAGACGGGTTCGAAGGGCGCGCTCACCCGGTATTCGACCTCGACCCCACCCATGTCATGCAACTGATTGACAGGATGAATCACGGGCTCAAGTATGAGAGCATGGGCAAGACGATTACGCTGGCGCCGACGGACTTTTTCGGCGGCATAGCTGTTTCTCCCTTTAAACAACTGGAATCTGAATTGATGTGCCAGTACTATAAGCTGGACAAAAAAATCCGAGGTGGCGCCGGTTTCGTCATAAGCCAAGTAGGTTATGATGCCCGCAAGGCTCAGGAACTTATTCTGTGGCTTAAGGAAAAAGGGTATGAGATTCCGGCGCTGGCAAACATATATGCGCTCAGCTATCCCGCGGCCAAACTCATGAATGAGAATAAAATACCCGGCTGCGTGGTAACTGATAAGCTGCTGGCCCAACTGGAAGAGGAGAGAAAAGCGCCCGACAAAGGCAAATCCGCCCGTCTGCTGCGCGCCGCCAAAATGTACGCTATCGCCAGAGGCCTGGGATACAAAGGCGCCCATTTCGGCGGACACGGCATGACCTACGACATGATGGAATACATCCTGCAAAAAGGCGAGGAGCTTTATCCGAAGTGGCCTGAACTTGTAGCGGAGTTCGATTATCCCCAGCCCGATGGCTTCTACCTGTATGAGAAAGATACAAAGACCGGATTGAACACAGACAAGGCATCGAAAAGGCCGTTCAAGGGTAGGAAAACATTGCTTACAGGGTTCTCCCGCGCCCTGCATGAGATTTTCTTTAACCCGCAGCACCCGCTTTTTAAACCTTCGCAGAAGGTATTTCAAACTATAGATAGCTCAAACTGGATGCGCAAGACCTTCGAATTTCTGGAACATCAGGGCAAGGGAGTCTTTTTCGAGTGCCTGCGCTGCGGCGATTGTTCTTTGTTCGACACAGGGTATCTTTGCACCACGTCCCAGTGCCCGAAAGGCGAACGCCTGGGGCCTTGCGGCGGCAGCTTCCAGGGCTGGTGCGAGGTTTACCCGGGCAAACGCCAATGTGTGTGGGTAAGGTCTTATACCCGGCTGAAAGCCTACCGCGATGAGGATAAACTGTGCACCTTCGTTATCCCGCCGCGTGACTGGGAGCTATGGCAAACTTCCTCATGGATAAATTTCTATATGGGGCGCGACCACACCGCCAAGAGACTGGGCGTCAATCCTCCCATAAAAAAAGCCAAAAAAGCGCGCCCTGACACCAATTCCGCCTGA